A window from Leptidea sinapis chromosome 11, ilLepSina1.1, whole genome shotgun sequence encodes these proteins:
- the LOC126966847 gene encoding protein PFC0760c-like: MSWEERNCNINSTIDNSNTTCNESVKFTKPLNGCDCKNHNDETTYNVNKDLKSESKLQIQIKAKGHYKNSLRRRRSAPALYEYVTSHDLGQNNRKEVKDLVTQPHLSDPNIHALKDNRPVVNKPQEFSKSNQFGDNFKDINDKESSRNYNQKRLENPNVDTLEEIDKSTENIYTTPQTSDAHTDKLIKEDSHEVPLIGSYGKSQDSEEINPTQQRNTKKSYVDTPSKENSQASNEDTYSIEQNDNGNEYTPLSSESIPRSESSSEETPSKPYSFEDQTDTKSTKPKINNNSNESFEKETEYKDNKLRSVPFSQSSNIPYGDYQQIDTKNISENDYANDKANGDNITSIESNENFKHNNSEELIATGLSSEILSKENSDEAQELVSIKDEEVRPVIELNIEDTSEESSEKASNKLIDYKADSTTKSSSEEQDKSNLKQQFERIPLDYKHDEVEKNKTENTPEVTEVPINVNTEGVEIITKAPSTNEEFDKELNIKFGDVSIKLPDIKLPDDILAYNYEEPSYSGIPSYTYNDHDNHKPYKRKHKDDEKDNYYVYDKDIGTPKERDSYKQKGKQETEDEEDEDEDLYEKFVRERFGRTTTEHPKNSKYIVPNPELYKTIKNVLKKTEKIQEEAEKSKDPNAGYAWALEYGHNL; encoded by the coding sequence ATGAGTTGGGAAGAaagaaattgtaatattaattcTACAATCGATAATTCTAACACTACTTGTAATGAAAGTGTGAAGTTTACGAAACCACTAAATGGCTGtgattgcaaaaatcataatgaTGAAACTACATATAATGtcaataaagatttaaaatcCGAAAGTAAACTACAAATTCAAATCAAAGCAAAAGgacattataaaaatagtttacgTAGAAGACGGTCTGCACCAGCTCTCTATGAATACGTTACAAGTCACGATCTTGGCCAAAATAACCGCAAAGAAGTAAAAGACCTGGTCACACAACCTCATTTATCAGATCCTAATATACATGCATTGAAAGATAACCGACCAGTAGTAAATAAACCTCAAGAATTCTCTAAATCGAACCAATTTGGAGAcaattttaaagatataaatgaCAAGGAATCTTCTAGAAATTATAATCAAAAACGTCTTGAAAATCCAAATGTTGATACGTTAGAGGAAATCGATAAAAGTACTGAAAACATATACACTACTCCACAAACAAGTGATGCCCATACAGATAAACTAATAAAAGAAGATTCACATGAAGTGCCACTTATTGGTTCTTATGGTAAGAGTCAAGACAGTGAGGAAATAAATCCGACACAACAAAGAAACACCAAAAAATCATATGTTGATACACCTTCAAAAGAAAATAGTCAAGCAAGCAATGAAGATACATACTCCATTGAACAAAACGATAATGGAAATGAATATACACCACTGAGTTCAGAATCGATTCCTCGATCTGAATCTAGTTCTGAAGAAACACCAAGCAAACCCTACAGTTTCGAAGACCAAACAGATACAAAATCAacaaaaccaaaaataaataataacagtaaCGAGAGTTTTGAAAAAGAAACTGAATATAAGGACAATAAGCTACGTAGTGTTCCTTTCAGTCAATCTAGTAACATTCCATACGGTGATTACCAACAGATTGATACAAAAAACATTAGTGAAAATGATTATGCGAATGATAAAGCAAATGGAGATAATATAACTTCAATTGAAAGTAACgaaaattttaaacataataacaGCGAAGAACTAATAGCGACCGGATTGTCCTCAGAGATACTAAGCAAAGAAAATTCTGATGAGGCTCAAGAACTTGTAAGTATTAAAGATGAAGAAGTTAGACCAGTTATCGAGCTTAACATCGAAGACACAAGTGAAGAATCAAGCGAAAAGGCTTCCAATAAATTGATTGATTATAAAGCAGACTCTACCACAAAATCATCTTCAGAAGAACAAGATAAGTCAAATTTGAAACAACAATTTGAAAGAATTCCTCTAGACTATAAACACGACGAAGTAGAAAAGAATAAAACAGAAAACACACCGGAAGTTACAGAGGTTCCCATTAATGTAAACACAGAAGGGGtagaaataataacaaaagcTCCTTCAACAAATGAAGAGTTTGATAAAGAACTTAATATTAAGTTCGGTGATGTTTCCATCAAATTACCTGACATAAAGCTGCCTGATGATATTTTGGCTTACAATTATGAAGAACCCAGCTATTCAGGAATTCCCTCATATACGTATAATGATCATGATAACCACAAACCTTACAAGCGGAAACATAAGGATGATGAAAaggataattattatgtatatgatAAAGATATAGGAACACCTAAAGAGCGTGATTCGTATAAACAAAAAGGTAAGCAGGAAACTGAAGATGAGGAGGATGAAGATGAagatttgtatgaaaaatttgtGCGTGAAAGGTTTGGTAGAACGACAACTGAACATCCAAAAAATTCAAAGTATATTGTACCCAATCCAGAACTatataaaaccataaaaaatGTGCTTAAAAAGACTGAAAAAATACAAGAAGAAGCAGAAAAAAGCAAAGATCCCAATGCCGGGTATGCATGGGCTTTAGAATATGGTCATAATCTGTAA
- the LOC126966895 gene encoding prefoldin subunit 6, with the protein MAEEIQKKLQKELEIYNGLQKEYVKAAALKQQLDSQLSENKAVKEELILLKNDSEVYKLIGPVLVKQDLEEAKQNVIKRMEYINKEIKRTDGHISALENKQEAIQENLNKLKNDLGNLKITA; encoded by the coding sequence atggctgaagaaatacagaaaaaattacaaaaagaacttgaaatttataatgGACTGCAAAAAGAATATGTCAAGGCAGCCGCGCTAAAGCAACAATTAGATAGTCAATTAAGTGAAAATAAAGCAGTGAAAGAGGAATTAATTCTCCTTAAAAATGATAGTGAAGTTTACAAGCTTATTGGACCAGTATTAGTAAAACAAGATTTGGAAGAAGCAAAGCAAAACGTTATAAAGCGAAtggaatatataaataaagaaataaaaagaacGGATGGACATATATCGGCATTAGAAAACAAACAAGAAGCTATTCAAGAAAATcttaataaactcaaaaatgaCTTGGGAAACTTGAAAATCACAGCctga